The genomic segment TAAGAGAACCGATTTAATTATAAAAGATCATGCAAATGAAAGGCTATGGGATCATCTACAAATGTGGACTTATAAAACTGTATTAAAATGCCGATTGCCTCGTGCCCTTTGTAAATCCTGTAAAAAAACGTGGACAATTCGAGCTCCTTGGGAAGGTGTCAATAAACATTCCAGTAAAGACTTTGAGGCATTAGCCTTGACCCTCATGCGTCATATGCCCGTGTCAAAAGTAGGTAAATTAATGAAAGTTGATGATCAAAAATTATGGAGGATTCTAAGAGTATATATTGATAAAGAACGGGCCAAACTTGACTGGAGTGAACTCACGAGAATTGGAGTAGATGAGTTGAGTATCGCAAAAGGTCATCGTTATGTAAGTGTTTTTGTGGATATGGAAAACCATAGTGTTCTATTCGCTGCAGACGGCAAAGATGCACAAGTTTTTGAACAATCACCGAGGAACTTTACTGAAAGACGGTCACCCTCATGCAATTACTGAAGTTAGCATGGATATGAGTCCCTCTTATAAAAGTGGCGTTGATTCAAATATGCGCAATGCTCGTAAAGTATTTGACTACTTCCATATTGCACAAAACTTAAACAAAGCAATTGGCAAAGTTTGTTCCAGAGAGCGCCGTACAAAAGGTGATATTCGAAACCTCCTAAAAAAGCCTCGTTTATTTCAAAAGAACAGAGACAAACTCAAGGAAAAAGATCAGCAAACTATAGAAAAATTAAAA from the Lentisphaera araneosa HTCC2155 genome contains:
- a CDS encoding transposase; its protein translation is MMTEQLFAEMLNLGDKWEVSKLEVLAEQSCIEVTIKDTAKLLEGMECPCCKRTDLIIKDHANERLWDHLQMWTYKTVLKCRLPRALCKSCKKTWTIRAPWEGVNKHSSKDFEALALTLMRHMPVSKVGKLMKVDDQKLWRILRVYIDKERAKLDWSELTRIGVDELSIAKGHRYVSVFVDMENHSVLFAADGKDAQVFEQSPRNFTERRSPSCNY